From a single Paraburkholderia sp. D15 genomic region:
- a CDS encoding SPOR domain-containing protein, whose translation MAKPRRTTKQSKQTGGTFLGIVLGLIVGLAIAVVVALYITRAPTPFVSKVAPPAASDSNASQAQYDPNRPLQGKTPGQPVPQAAQPAPPNTAPGQTNSQTQSGMLEEPQIVEVPPAANGANGANNGTAVAPKPAQDNGTVANNTPAKKPQATSAPAANTTTANAKPGSGAAPATAPAPGDANTGYFLQVGAYKTAADAEQQRARLAFQGFESKVTQRDAGGVTYYRVRIGPFSKFEDMNSSRQRLSDAGVDTAVIRFTKQ comes from the coding sequence ATGGCAAAACCACGCCGCACAACAAAGCAATCGAAACAAACCGGGGGCACGTTTCTCGGCATCGTGCTGGGCCTGATCGTCGGCCTTGCGATCGCGGTAGTGGTGGCGCTGTATATCACCCGTGCGCCTACGCCATTCGTCTCGAAGGTGGCGCCGCCCGCGGCGTCGGACTCGAACGCGAGCCAGGCGCAATACGATCCGAACCGTCCGCTGCAAGGCAAGACGCCGGGCCAGCCGGTGCCGCAAGCCGCGCAGCCGGCGCCGCCCAACACGGCGCCGGGCCAGACCAACTCGCAGACGCAGTCGGGCATGCTCGAAGAGCCGCAGATCGTCGAAGTGCCGCCCGCCGCTAATGGTGCCAACGGCGCGAACAACGGCACGGCGGTCGCGCCGAAGCCCGCGCAGGACAACGGCACCGTCGCGAACAACACGCCGGCGAAGAAGCCGCAGGCCACCAGCGCACCGGCCGCCAACACCACGACCGCCAACGCGAAGCCGGGCTCCGGCGCGGCGCCGGCCACGGCACCGGCGCCGGGCGACGCGAACACCGGCTACTTCCTGCAAGTCGGCGCCTACAAGACCGCCGCCGATGCCGAGCAGCAGCGCGCGCGTCTCGCATTCCAGGGTTTCGAGTCGAAGGTCACGCAGCGCGATGCGGGCGGTGTGACGTACTATCGCGTGCGGATCGGACCGTTCTCGAAATTCGAAGATATGAATTCGAGCCGTCAGCGTCTGTCCGACGCGGGCGTGGATACCGCAGTGATCCGTTTCACGAAGCAATAA
- a CDS encoding DUF3396 domain-containing protein: MTEDEIKHWIADPRRADTLPFGVYEPGYRKGVTGAALVVRGVVYFRNGHTPAVRAALVKCFEQYRAAIDEYFHELEARAGKDPSKHGPLTWFYSEGEAPMTLDKAPKLDSLARIVPADQALVVQMTSADHKLATGFYEFAVFTTAAWQANLNRGMDVLDFTVPRAFLDQRPGVFQALFAACCEALPTVHGHAGLAINVPPMGRAPNEASEYFFSRRYGPGIDVGDPMSVGAVDLVGKIKTVDWIVALNRELVDTCGGATSLALPPDWYVRQPLSDGGLIIQAGIDPQSGVSAGSGQRLLPPVAYVLLNAALRPIIAETMDIIQSGTLDSNAPLLNTNVASEAWLRRFDTSADRILDCWNALHATPKVTESKAVVAANLHRLRKAMGLTDVSVPNGMGYDDGPPR; the protein is encoded by the coding sequence ATGACAGAAGACGAAATCAAACACTGGATCGCCGACCCTCGACGCGCGGACACATTGCCGTTCGGCGTCTACGAGCCTGGATACCGGAAGGGGGTGACGGGCGCGGCGCTAGTGGTACGTGGCGTCGTGTATTTCCGGAACGGCCACACGCCCGCGGTACGCGCCGCACTGGTGAAGTGTTTCGAGCAGTACCGCGCAGCGATCGATGAGTACTTCCACGAACTTGAAGCCCGTGCAGGAAAAGATCCGTCAAAACACGGACCGCTGACATGGTTCTACAGCGAGGGCGAAGCGCCCATGACGCTCGACAAAGCGCCAAAACTCGATAGCCTCGCCAGAATCGTTCCGGCCGATCAGGCGCTGGTCGTGCAGATGACCAGCGCGGACCACAAGCTGGCAACCGGCTTCTACGAGTTCGCCGTTTTCACGACTGCGGCCTGGCAAGCCAACCTCAATCGCGGCATGGACGTCCTCGATTTCACGGTGCCTCGAGCATTTCTCGATCAACGTCCCGGCGTTTTCCAGGCACTGTTCGCCGCATGCTGCGAAGCGCTCCCGACCGTCCACGGACATGCGGGCCTCGCGATCAACGTACCGCCGATGGGACGTGCGCCGAACGAAGCAAGCGAGTATTTCTTCTCCCGCCGCTATGGACCGGGAATCGACGTCGGCGATCCGATGAGTGTCGGCGCGGTCGACCTCGTCGGCAAGATCAAGACGGTGGACTGGATCGTCGCACTGAACAGGGAACTCGTGGACACCTGCGGGGGTGCCACGTCGCTTGCGCTTCCGCCGGACTGGTATGTGCGTCAACCGTTGAGCGACGGTGGACTGATCATTCAAGCCGGCATCGATCCGCAATCGGGCGTATCCGCGGGATCGGGACAGCGCCTGTTGCCGCCCGTCGCATACGTGCTGCTTAATGCTGCGCTGCGCCCCATCATCGCGGAGACAATGGACATCATTCAAAGCGGCACGCTCGACAGCAACGCACCGCTTCTGAACACCAACGTCGCGTCAGAAGCGTGGCTACGACGTTTCGACACGTCGGCAGACAGGATCCTCGACTGCTGGAACGCACTCCATGCGACGCCAAAGGTCACGGAGAGCAAGGCCGTTGTCGCGGCGAATCTCCACCGGCTACGGAAAGCGATGGGGCTAACCGATGTTTCCGTCCCTAACGGGATGGGCTACGACGACGGCCCGCCCCGTTGA
- a CDS encoding ABC transporter substrate-binding protein codes for MRFKLLAAAVLFTAPALVLAKPLTVCTESSPDGFDVVQFNSLVTTNASADVIFNSLVSYDEAAKKVVPSLADKWDVSADGLTYTFHLRPNVQFQTTDYFKPTRALNADDVVFTFDRMLNDSNPWHKVAGASGFPHAQSMGLPKLIKSISKVDDNTVKFELNAPDATFVSILTMGFASIYSAEYADQLLKAGKQVDLNAKPIGTGPFELKSYTKDAVIRYDVNPTYWGAKPKIDRLIYAITPDATVRAQKVKAGECQIALSPKPQDLADAKNDKSLAIVQTPAFMTAFVALNTQKKPLDNQKVRAALNMSFDRTTYLKTVFDNTATAAVNPYPPNTWSYDKSVKPWPYDPVKAKKLLADAGYPNGFETTIWVRPNGSVLNPNPKAGAELLQADFAKIGVKADVKVIEWGELIKQAKQGQHDSLFMGWAGDNGDPDNYLSPLFSCNAVKSGINFARFCDQDLDKLIADGKATSDQAKRAKAYEAAQQIIHDQALWIPLGYPTAAAITRTNVSGYHVSPFGRQNFGTVAVQ; via the coding sequence ATGCGCTTCAAACTGCTCGCAGCCGCCGTACTGTTCACGGCGCCTGCGCTCGTGCTCGCCAAACCGCTGACCGTCTGTACCGAGTCCAGCCCCGACGGCTTCGATGTCGTGCAGTTCAATTCGCTCGTCACGACCAATGCGTCGGCCGACGTGATCTTCAACTCGCTGGTCTCGTACGACGAGGCCGCGAAGAAAGTGGTGCCGTCGCTGGCCGACAAGTGGGATGTGAGCGCCGACGGGCTCACCTACACGTTCCATCTGCGTCCGAACGTGCAATTCCAGACCACCGACTACTTCAAGCCCACTCGCGCGCTGAATGCCGACGACGTCGTCTTCACGTTCGACCGCATGCTCAACGACAGCAATCCGTGGCACAAGGTAGCGGGCGCGAGCGGCTTCCCGCATGCGCAGTCGATGGGCTTGCCGAAGCTCATCAAGTCGATCAGCAAGGTCGACGACAACACGGTGAAATTCGAGCTGAACGCACCGGACGCGACCTTCGTGTCGATCCTGACGATGGGTTTCGCGTCGATCTATTCGGCCGAATACGCCGATCAGTTGCTCAAGGCGGGCAAGCAGGTCGACCTGAACGCGAAGCCGATCGGCACCGGTCCGTTCGAACTGAAGAGCTACACGAAAGACGCGGTGATCCGTTACGACGTGAACCCGACCTACTGGGGAGCGAAGCCGAAGATCGACCGCCTGATCTACGCGATCACGCCGGACGCCACGGTGCGCGCGCAGAAGGTCAAGGCCGGCGAATGCCAGATCGCGTTGTCGCCGAAGCCGCAGGATCTCGCCGACGCGAAGAACGACAAGTCACTCGCGATCGTGCAGACGCCCGCGTTCATGACGGCATTCGTCGCGTTGAACACGCAGAAGAAGCCGCTCGATAATCAAAAGGTGCGTGCCGCGCTGAACATGTCGTTCGACCGCACGACGTATCTGAAGACCGTGTTCGACAACACCGCCACGGCGGCGGTGAACCCGTATCCGCCGAATACGTGGAGCTACGACAAGTCGGTGAAGCCGTGGCCGTACGATCCGGTGAAGGCGAAGAAGCTGCTCGCCGACGCGGGCTATCCGAACGGTTTCGAAACGACGATCTGGGTACGACCGAACGGCAGCGTGCTGAATCCGAACCCGAAGGCCGGCGCCGAGTTGTTGCAGGCGGACTTCGCGAAGATCGGTGTGAAGGCGGATGTGAAGGTGATCGAATGGGGCGAGTTGATCAAGCAGGCCAAGCAGGGTCAGCATGATTCGCTGTTCATGGGCTGGGCCGGCGACAACGGCGATCCGGATAACTATCTGTCGCCGCTGTTCAGTTGCAATGCGGTGAAGTCGGGCATCAACTTCGCGCGTTTCTGCGATCAGGATCTCGACAAGCTGATCGCCGACGGCAAGGCAACCTCGGACCAGGCAAAACGCGCGAAGGCATATGAAGCCGCGCAGCAGATCATTCACGATCAGGCGCTGTGGATTCCGCTGGGTTATCCAACCGCCGCGGCGATTACGCGTACGAACGTGAGCGGTTATCACGTGAGTCCGTTTGGTCGGCAGAACTTTGGGACGGTGGCGGTGCAGTAG
- the metH gene encoding methionine synthase, with the protein MTDHTMRLSGLEPFNVTSGTLFINVGERTNVTGSKAFARMILNDQFDDAIAVARQQVENGAQVIDVNMDEAMLDSKAAMVRFMNLIASEPDIARVPIMIDSSKWDVIEAGLKCVQGKAIVNSISLKEGEDAFRHHANLIRRYGAAAVVMAFDEQGQADTFERKTQICKRSYDFLVNEVGFPPEDIVFDPNIFAIATGIEEHNNYAVDFINATRWIKENLPYAKVSGGVSNVSFSFRGNDPVREAIHTVFLYHAIQAGMDMGIVNAGQLGVYADLDPELRERVEDVVLNRREDGTDRLLEIADKFKTGAAKKEENLEWRNQPVEKRLSHALVHGITNFIVEDTEEVRAKIAAAGGRPINVIEGPLMDGMNVVGDLFGQGKMFLPQVVKSARVMKQAVAHLIPFIEEEKKQLAAAGGDVRAKGKIVIATVKGDVHDIGKNIVSVVLQCNNFEVVNMGVMVPCNEILAKAKVEGADIIGLSGLITPSLEEMAYVASEMQRDDHFRIKKIPLLIGGATTSRVHTAVKIAPHYEGPVVYVPDASRSVSVASSLLSDEGAAKYLDDLKADYDRIRDQHANRKATPMVTLAEARANKTKVDWASYQPVKPKFIGRRMFKNYDLNELANYIDWGPFFQTWDLAGPYPAILNDEIVGESARRVFSDGKSMLARLIQGRWLQANGVIALLPANTVNDDDIEIYTDESRSEVALTWRNLRQQSVRPVVDGVMRPNRSLADFIAPKESGVADYIGMFAVTAGLGVDVKEKQFEKDHDDYSAIMLKALADRFAEAFAEAMHARVRRDLWGYANAETLSNDDLIAEKYRGIRPAPGYPACPDHLVKRDMFDVLQAGEIGMSVTESLAMLPAASVSGFYLAHPDSTYFSVGKIAQDQLADYAKRMALSETDAQRALAPLL; encoded by the coding sequence ATGACCGATCACACCATGCGCCTCTCCGGCCTCGAGCCGTTCAACGTCACCTCCGGTACGCTTTTCATCAACGTCGGTGAACGCACCAACGTGACCGGGTCGAAAGCGTTCGCGCGGATGATCCTGAACGATCAGTTCGACGACGCGATCGCAGTCGCACGCCAGCAGGTCGAAAACGGCGCACAGGTCATCGACGTCAACATGGACGAAGCCATGCTCGACTCGAAAGCGGCCATGGTGCGCTTCATGAACCTGATCGCGTCGGAGCCGGACATCGCGCGCGTGCCGATCATGATCGACTCGTCGAAGTGGGACGTGATCGAAGCGGGCCTGAAGTGCGTGCAAGGCAAGGCGATCGTCAACTCGATCTCGCTGAAGGAAGGCGAAGACGCCTTCCGCCATCACGCGAACCTGATTCGCCGCTACGGCGCGGCCGCCGTCGTGATGGCGTTCGACGAGCAAGGCCAGGCCGACACGTTCGAACGCAAGACGCAGATCTGCAAGCGCTCGTACGACTTCCTCGTGAACGAAGTCGGCTTCCCGCCGGAAGACATCGTGTTCGATCCGAACATCTTCGCGATCGCCACGGGTATCGAAGAGCACAACAACTACGCGGTCGACTTCATCAACGCGACGCGCTGGATCAAGGAGAACCTGCCGTACGCGAAGGTGAGCGGCGGCGTGTCCAACGTGTCGTTCTCGTTCCGCGGCAACGACCCGGTGCGCGAGGCGATCCACACCGTGTTCCTGTATCACGCGATCCAGGCCGGCATGGACATGGGCATCGTCAACGCGGGCCAGCTCGGCGTGTATGCCGACCTCGACCCGGAATTGCGCGAACGCGTGGAAGACGTGGTGCTGAATCGCCGTGAAGACGGCACCGACCGTCTGCTCGAAATCGCCGACAAGTTCAAGACCGGCGCCGCGAAGAAGGAAGAAAACCTCGAATGGCGCAACCAGCCGGTCGAGAAGCGTCTGTCGCACGCGCTCGTGCACGGCATCACCAACTTCATCGTCGAAGATACCGAAGAGGTGCGCGCGAAAATTGCCGCGGCCGGCGGCCGGCCGATCAACGTGATCGAAGGTCCGTTGATGGATGGCATGAACGTGGTCGGCGATCTGTTCGGTCAGGGCAAGATGTTCCTGCCGCAGGTCGTGAAGTCGGCGCGCGTGATGAAGCAGGCGGTCGCGCATCTGATCCCGTTCATCGAGGAAGAGAAGAAGCAACTGGCCGCGGCCGGCGGCGACGTGCGCGCGAAAGGCAAGATCGTCATCGCGACCGTCAAGGGCGACGTGCACGACATCGGCAAGAACATCGTGTCGGTGGTGCTTCAGTGCAATAACTTCGAAGTGGTCAACATGGGCGTGATGGTCCCGTGCAACGAGATTCTCGCGAAGGCGAAGGTCGAAGGCGCGGACATCATCGGCCTGTCGGGTCTGATCACGCCGAGTCTCGAGGAAATGGCCTATGTCGCGTCCGAAATGCAACGCGACGATCACTTCCGCATCAAGAAGATTCCGCTGCTGATCGGCGGCGCGACCACGTCGCGCGTGCACACGGCGGTGAAGATCGCGCCGCATTACGAAGGGCCGGTGGTGTACGTGCCGGACGCGTCGCGTTCGGTGTCGGTGGCGTCGAGCCTGCTGTCCGACGAAGGCGCGGCGAAATATCTCGACGATCTGAAAGCCGATTACGACCGCATCCGCGACCAGCACGCGAACCGCAAGGCCACGCCGATGGTCACGCTCGCCGAAGCCCGCGCGAACAAGACCAAGGTGGACTGGGCGAGCTATCAGCCGGTCAAGCCGAAGTTCATCGGCCGGCGCATGTTCAAGAACTATGATCTGAACGAACTGGCGAACTACATCGACTGGGGACCGTTCTTCCAGACTTGGGATCTGGCCGGTCCTTACCCGGCGATCCTGAACGACGAGATCGTCGGTGAATCGGCGCGCCGCGTGTTCTCCGACGGCAAGTCGATGCTCGCGCGCCTGATCCAGGGCCGCTGGCTGCAGGCCAACGGCGTGATCGCGCTGCTGCCGGCCAACACGGTGAACGACGACGACATCGAAATCTACACCGACGAATCGCGCTCCGAAGTCGCGCTCACCTGGCGCAACCTGCGTCAGCAGAGCGTGCGCCCGGTGGTGGACGGCGTGATGCGCCCGAACCGCTCGCTCGCGGACTTCATCGCGCCGAAGGAATCGGGCGTGGCCGACTACATCGGCATGTTCGCGGTCACGGCGGGTCTGGGCGTCGACGTGAAGGAAAAGCAGTTCGAGAAGGATCACGACGACTACAGCGCGATCATGCTGAAGGCACTCGCCGACCGCTTCGCCGAAGCCTTCGCCGAAGCGATGCATGCGCGCGTGCGGCGCGACCTGTGGGGCTACGCGAACGCCGAAACCCTGTCGAACGACGATCTGATCGCCGAGAAGTATCGCGGCATCCGCCCGGCGCCCGGTTATCCGGCCTGCCCGGACCATCTGGTCAAGCGCGACATGTTCGACGTGCTGCAGGCCGGCGAGATCGGCATGAGCGTGACCGAGTCGCTGGCCATGCTGCCGGCGGCGAGCGTGTCGGGCTTCTACCTCGCGCATCCGGACAGCACCTATTTCTCGGTCGGCAAGATTGCTCAGGATCAGCTCGCGGACTACGCAAAACGCATGGCGTTGTCGGAAACGGACGCGCAGCGGGCGCTGGCACCCTTGCTGTAA
- a CDS encoding acid-shock protein, whose amino-acid sequence MKKLTLLLTAVSLAAGASVALAQPAAPAGASAVSSYSPPTAKHVKKPKKAKVKKGASAPATAPADAASQ is encoded by the coding sequence ATGAAGAAGCTGACGCTGTTGTTGACTGCTGTTTCGCTGGCCGCAGGTGCTTCGGTCGCGCTGGCCCAGCCGGCGGCTCCCGCCGGTGCCAGCGCGGTGAGCTCGTATTCGCCGCCCACCGCGAAGCATGTCAAGAAGCCGAAGAAGGCCAAAGTGAAGAAGGGTGCGTCGGCTCCCGCCACCGCGCCGGCAGACGCGGCCAGCCAGTAA
- a CDS encoding DUF4276 family protein yields the protein MVELIVVGEGQTEETFVRNVLAPVLAINEIYATPRLINSSRIQAGGALNLDRAQRFLANTLSERTDTYVTTLFDLYGLDNSFRGVAASAGLEPAERAALIENLLHEDIVAVAQCRPERLIAHVQPHEFESLLFSNVARLADVEPEWRNQLAPLEVARANVENPEWINDSPQTAPSKRLERLRPRYRKVRHGPVAADKIGLDRIRAECPHFRQWYDRIATLPSLVAARTNTANLELTP from the coding sequence ATGGTCGAATTGATCGTTGTCGGCGAAGGTCAGACGGAGGAAACGTTCGTGCGCAATGTTCTTGCGCCTGTTCTGGCCATCAACGAGATTTACGCCACTCCCCGTCTGATCAATTCGTCGAGAATCCAGGCCGGCGGCGCGCTCAATCTTGACCGTGCGCAGCGCTTTTTGGCGAACACGTTGAGCGAACGAACGGACACTTACGTGACGACGCTATTCGACCTGTATGGGCTCGATAACTCGTTTCGCGGCGTCGCAGCATCGGCCGGACTGGAACCTGCCGAGCGCGCCGCGCTTATCGAAAATCTGCTTCACGAGGATATCGTCGCAGTGGCGCAGTGCCGTCCGGAGCGCTTGATCGCTCATGTACAGCCACACGAATTCGAATCACTGCTTTTTTCCAATGTCGCACGACTAGCCGATGTCGAACCCGAATGGCGCAATCAGTTGGCCCCACTCGAGGTAGCTAGAGCTAACGTGGAAAACCCCGAGTGGATCAACGATTCACCGCAGACGGCGCCGTCCAAACGGCTCGAACGCCTGCGTCCCCGATATCGCAAAGTCCGTCATGGGCCAGTCGCCGCGGACAAAATCGGACTGGACAGGATTCGCGCTGAATGTCCGCATTTCCGCCAGTGGTACGACCGAATCGCAACGCTGCCATCTCTAGTCGCCGCGCGCACAAACACTGCAAATCTTGAGTTAACGCCATGA
- the argS gene encoding arginine--tRNA ligase → MLPAHKQTLETLLADTVKQVVQATQGASEAAFVSPTITLERPKVAAHGDVACNVAMQLAKPLRANPRQLAQQIVDALLAQPQAKGLIDAAEVAGPGFINLRLSAAAKQAVIAAVFAEGEAFGRSQRDAGKHVLIEFVSANPTGPLHVGHGRQAALGDALSNVLASQGWDVHREFYYNDAGVQIQTLALSTQARARGLTPDDAGWPASSYNGEYIAEIAKDYLDGATVAASDGEPVTAARDVEDLESIRRFAVAYLRREQDMDLQAFGVKFDQYYLESSLYTEGRVEKTIEALVAAGKTYEQEGALWLRTTDDGDDKDRVMRKTDGTYTYFVPDVAYHVAKWERGFTKVINIQGSDHHGTIARVRAGLQGLGIGIPKGYPDYILHKMVTVMRNGEEVKISKRAGSYVTVRDLIEWSGGATPGSEAAVDLIDEETIRRGRDAVRFFLISRKADTEFVFDIDLALKQNDENPVHYVQYAHARICSVIAECKARYNTDESTLASVDVAPLTSERAMALLNKLAEFPDMLQHAADELAPHAVAFYLRDLAGEFHSFYNDRAERVLVDDAAERNARVALLAATRQVLANGLATIGVSAPVKM, encoded by the coding sequence ATGCTGCCCGCACATAAACAGACCCTCGAAACACTGCTCGCCGACACGGTGAAGCAGGTCGTCCAAGCCACCCAAGGCGCTAGCGAAGCCGCCTTCGTGTCGCCGACCATCACGCTCGAACGTCCCAAGGTCGCCGCGCACGGCGACGTCGCGTGCAACGTGGCGATGCAGCTCGCCAAGCCGCTGCGCGCGAATCCGCGCCAGCTCGCGCAACAGATTGTCGACGCGTTGCTCGCGCAGCCGCAGGCCAAGGGCTTGATCGATGCCGCCGAAGTGGCCGGCCCGGGCTTCATCAACCTGCGTCTGTCCGCCGCCGCCAAACAGGCGGTGATCGCCGCCGTGTTCGCCGAGGGCGAGGCGTTCGGCCGCTCGCAACGCGATGCCGGCAAGCACGTGCTGATCGAGTTCGTGTCGGCCAATCCGACCGGTCCGCTGCACGTCGGCCACGGCCGCCAGGCCGCGCTCGGCGACGCGCTGTCGAACGTGCTCGCCTCGCAGGGCTGGGACGTGCATCGCGAGTTCTACTACAACGACGCCGGCGTGCAGATCCAGACGCTCGCGCTGTCCACCCAGGCGCGCGCGCGCGGGCTCACCCCCGACGACGCGGGCTGGCCGGCATCGTCGTACAACGGCGAATACATCGCCGAGATCGCCAAGGACTATCTGGACGGCGCCACCGTCGCGGCGAGCGACGGCGAGCCGGTCACCGCCGCGCGCGACGTCGAGGATCTCGAATCGATCCGCCGCTTCGCGGTCGCGTACCTGCGCCGCGAGCAGGACATGGACCTGCAGGCGTTCGGCGTGAAGTTCGACCAGTACTACCTGGAGTCGTCGCTGTACACGGAAGGCCGGGTCGAGAAGACCATCGAGGCGCTGGTCGCCGCCGGCAAGACCTACGAACAGGAAGGCGCGCTGTGGCTGCGCACCACCGACGACGGCGACGACAAAGACCGCGTGATGCGCAAGACCGACGGCACGTACACGTACTTCGTGCCGGACGTCGCGTATCACGTCGCCAAGTGGGAGCGCGGCTTCACCAAGGTCATCAACATTCAGGGTTCGGACCACCACGGCACGATCGCGCGGGTGCGCGCCGGCCTGCAAGGTCTCGGCATCGGCATTCCGAAGGGCTACCCCGACTACATCCTGCACAAGATGGTCACGGTCATGCGCAACGGCGAGGAGGTCAAGATCTCCAAGCGCGCGGGCAGCTACGTGACGGTGCGCGACCTGATCGAATGGTCGGGCGGCGCGACGCCGGGCTCGGAAGCCGCGGTCGATCTGATCGATGAGGAAACGATCCGCCGCGGCCGCGACGCCGTGCGCTTCTTCCTGATCTCGCGCAAGGCGGATACGGAATTCGTGTTCGACATCGACCTCGCGCTGAAGCAGAACGACGAGAACCCGGTCCACTACGTGCAATACGCGCACGCGCGGATCTGCTCGGTGATCGCCGAATGCAAGGCACGCTACAACACCGACGAAAGCACGCTGGCGAGCGTGGATGTCGCGCCGCTCACGAGCGAACGCGCGATGGCGCTGCTGAACAAGCTCGCCGAATTCCCGGACATGCTGCAGCACGCGGCCGACGAACTCGCGCCGCACGCGGTCGCGTTCTACCTGCGCGACCTCGCCGGGGAATTCCACTCGTTCTACAATGACAGAGCCGAGCGCGTGCTGGTCGACGATGCGGCCGAGCGCAATGCCCGCGTCGCACTGCTCGCGGCCACGCGTCAAGTGCTGGCCAACGGTCTCGCGACGATCGGCGTCTCCGCTCCCGTCAAGATGTAA
- a CDS encoding SDR family oxidoreductase gives MHSALKVFITGASSGIGLALADEYARRGAILGLVARRGDALAAFQQSHPQNTVSVYSVDVRDAEALAEAAAQFIAEHGLPDVVIANAGISRGAVTGHGDLRTFREVMDINYFGMVATFEPFAAAMVAARKGTLVGIASVASVRGLPGSGAYSASKSAALKYLEALRVEMRPHGVGVVTIAPGYIRTPMTDHNPYTMPFLMDADRFASKVADAVERRTAFAVFPWQMRIVAMLLHVAPRWLYDRAFERAPRKPRAATE, from the coding sequence ATGCACTCTGCCTTGAAGGTTTTCATTACCGGCGCCTCCAGCGGCATCGGCCTCGCGCTCGCCGACGAATATGCGCGGCGCGGCGCGATTCTCGGCCTCGTCGCCCGGCGCGGCGACGCGCTCGCCGCGTTCCAGCAGTCCCATCCCCAGAACACCGTCTCCGTCTATTCCGTCGATGTGCGCGACGCCGAGGCACTCGCCGAGGCCGCCGCGCAATTCATCGCCGAACATGGTCTGCCGGACGTGGTGATCGCCAATGCCGGCATCAGCCGCGGCGCGGTTACCGGCCACGGCGATCTGCGCACGTTCCGCGAAGTGATGGACATCAATTACTTCGGCATGGTCGCCACCTTCGAGCCGTTCGCGGCCGCGATGGTCGCTGCGCGCAAGGGCACGCTGGTGGGTATTGCCAGCGTCGCGAGCGTGCGCGGCTTGCCGGGTTCGGGCGCGTACAGCGCGTCGAAATCGGCGGCGCTGAAGTATCTGGAAGCGTTGCGCGTCGAAATGCGGCCGCACGGCGTCGGCGTGGTGACGATCGCGCCCGGCTACATCCGCACGCCGATGACCGATCACAACCCGTACACCATGCCGTTCCTGATGGACGCCGATCGCTTCGCGTCGAAGGTGGCCGATGCGGTCGAACGCCGGACGGCCTTCGCGGTGTTCCCCTGGCAGATGCGTATCGTCGCGATGCTGCTGCACGTGGCGCCGCGCTGGCTCTATGACCGCGCATTCGAACGCGCGCCGCGCAAACCGCGCGCGGCTACCGAGTAA
- a CDS encoding thiol:disulfide interchange protein DsbA/DsbL, which produces MKKLLSILFLSLGLVAATAHASPSAPVAGKDYTVLGTPQPTDVPAGKIEVTEFFWYGCPHCNEFDPYLEAWIKKQGPDVVFKRVPVAFRDDFIPHSKMFHALDALGLAQQLTPTVFHEIHVNKDYLLTPESQAAFLSKNGVDPKKYMDAYNSFSTQSALQKDKKLLDDYKIDGVPTLAVQGKYETGPAQTNSLPGTLQVLDYLVAQVRAKKM; this is translated from the coding sequence ATGAAAAAACTGCTGAGTATTCTGTTCCTTTCGCTGGGCCTGGTCGCCGCCACGGCTCATGCATCGCCGTCCGCGCCGGTCGCCGGCAAGGACTACACCGTGCTGGGCACCCCGCAGCCCACCGACGTGCCGGCCGGCAAGATCGAAGTCACCGAGTTCTTCTGGTACGGCTGCCCGCATTGCAACGAATTCGACCCGTACCTCGAAGCGTGGATCAAGAAGCAAGGCCCGGATGTGGTGTTCAAGCGCGTGCCGGTCGCCTTCCGCGACGACTTCATCCCGCATTCGAAGATGTTCCACGCGCTCGACGCACTCGGCCTCGCGCAACAGCTCACGCCGACCGTTTTCCACGAAATCCACGTCAACAAGGACTATCTGCTGACGCCGGAATCGCAGGCCGCCTTCCTCTCGAAGAACGGCGTCGATCCGAAGAAGTACATGGACGCGTACAACTCGTTCTCGACGCAAAGCGCGCTGCAGAAAGACAAGAAGCTGCTGGACGACTACAAGATCGACGGCGTGCCGACCCTGGCCGTGCAAGGCAAGTATGAAACCGGCCCGGCGCAGACCAACAGCCTGCCGGGCACGCTCCAGGTGCTCGACTACCTGGTCGCGCAAGTCCGCGCGAAGAAGATGTAA
- a CDS encoding DUF1840 domain-containing protein yields the protein MLITFKCRAAPDVMMLENLAQYLVGIVGKRLGERGVITHDELGPAITKLEEAIHVDKQERAEHDGHFHEGEDGHEHHEIPPGLAQRAYPFLDMLRAAQKENADIVWGL from the coding sequence ATGTTGATTACTTTCAAATGCCGCGCCGCTCCAGACGTGATGATGCTGGAGAATCTCGCCCAGTACCTGGTGGGTATCGTCGGCAAGCGTCTGGGTGAACGAGGCGTCATTACTCACGACGAACTCGGCCCCGCGATCACCAAACTCGAAGAAGCCATCCACGTCGACAAGCAGGAACGCGCGGAGCACGACGGCCATTTCCACGAAGGCGAAGACGGTCACGAGCATCACGAGATTCCGCCGGGACTCGCGCAGCGCGCGTACCCGTTCCTCGACATGCTGCGCGCGGCGCAGAAAGAAAACGCGGATATCGTCTGGGGACTGTGA